TGGTCTGATGCTCAGCACCGACACGCGCACGGATTTCGCCGATGCGGCTGACCGTCTCGCCGGAAGCCGTGAGATGAGCGATGGCTGCGTCAGCCTGATCGGCGGCGACGATGACAACCATGCCGATACCGCAGTTGAACACCCGGTGCATTTCCGCATCGGCGACGCCGCCATGCTGCTGCAACCAGGTAAACAACGGTGGCATGACCCAACTGTCTTTATGTAATACGGCGGTGAGCGTATCACCCAACACGCGCGGCACATTTTCGACCAAGCCACCGCCGGTGATATGCGCCATGCCTTTGACTTCCATCGCTTCGAGCAGCGCCAGCAGCGGCTTCACATAGATACGCGTCGGTGCCATGAGCGTGTCGCCCAGCGTGCGGCCATGGAAATCGCCTTGCAGATCAGGTTGGGCCACTTCGATGATCTTACGGACCAAGGAAAAACCATTGGAGTGAATACCGGAGGAAGCCAAACCGAGGATCACATCACCGGGCATGATTTTGCTGCCATCGATGATTTTCGATTTTTCCACGGCACCGACGGCGAAACCGGCTAAATCGTATTCACCGTTCGGGTACATACTCGGCATTTCAGCCGTTTCGCCGCCGATGAGAGCGCAACCGGCTTGCTCGCAACCGAAGGCGACACCCTTGATGACGGCAGTGGCAGTGGCGACATCGAGTTTGCCGCAAGCGAAATAATCGAGGAAAAACAAGGGTTCGGCACCCTGCACCAGAATATCATTGACACTCATGGCGACCAGATCGATGCCGACCGTATCGTGTTTATTGAGATGAAACGCCAGCTTGAGCTTGGTGCCGACACCATCGGTACCGGAAACCAGCACCGGTTCTTTGAATTTTTTGCTGACTTCAAACATGGCGCCGAAACCGCCAATGCCAGCCATGACGCCTTCGCGCATTGTGCGTTTGGCAAAAGGTTTGATGGCATCGACCAAGGCGTCGCCGGCGACCATATCGACACCAGCGTCGGCGTAAGAGAGAGAAACAGAAGGAGAAGTGCTCATGATAGTCGTCAGTAGGGGCTTGAGGCGGTAAAATAGAGGAAGGGCCGGAAAAACGCCGGCAACAACGCTATTTTAACAAAATGACCGCATCTTGACCGATATTTGGACAAGACGTGATAAAACAATGATTTTACTGACTTTCATTCCGACTCTCTGACCATGCCTTTTTCTTTTTCAAGCGAACAAAAACAATCGCTGCTGTGGCTGCTGCTCGGTGCCGCTCTGCTGAGCTTGTTCGCTTTACTCGGCCCGGTACTGATGCCCTTCATCGTCTCGGCGATTCTGGCTTACGTGCTCAACCCTTGGGTCGACAAACTGTGCGCGCTGCGGCTGCGCCGCTTGCGTCTGCCGCGCGCCGTGGCGGCGAGCTTGCTGATCGTATTCGTCATGGCGTCGGGCTTGGCGATGCTGCTCATTATCGTGCCTATCCTGCAGCAGGAAGCACCGCAGTTACAAGCCCAAATTCCACGCTTCTTCGACAAGTTTGATCAAGTCATCGCCCCCCTGCTGGCCAAATATGGCTACACCATCCGCCTCGACAGTACCGGCATCAAAGCCTTGTTAGCCGAACAAATGGCCGGCAGCGGCGATGTCATCGGCAAAGCCATCCTCTCCTCGATCCGCGTCGGCGGTACGGCAGTGCTCGGCATGGTTGCCAATCTGTTGTTAATTCCCATCGTTTTATTTTATTTGTTGCTCGATTGGCATCCATTGATGCAGCGACTGGCGAATTTCATCCCGCGCCGCTTTGTGCACGGTGCCACCGCTGCCATCATCGAAGTTGATGATATCTTGGCGCAATACTTGCGCGGCCAAATTCTGGTCATGTTGGTCTTGGCGGCCTATTATTCGATCGCACTGTCGATCGCGCGCTTCGATCTGGCCTTACCAGTCGGTCTCATCACCGGTTTTTTGGTGTTCATTCCCTACCTCGGTTATGGCTTGGGCTTGGCGCTGGCCTTGGTTGGCGCGATTTTACAGTTCAACGGCTTCGAGGGTTTGCTCGCGGTCGCGATCATTTACGGCATCGGCCAAGTGCTGGAATCATTTTTCCTCACCCCGCGCTTGGTCGGCGAACGGATCGGTCTGAACCCGCTGACGGTAATTTTCGCCCTGATGGCGTTCGGCCAGTTATTCGGCTTCATCGGCGTGCTGGTGGCCTTACCGGCCTCGGCCATTATTTCCGTCGCCGTGAAACACTTACGCATTGCCTACCTTAACAGCTCTTTTTATCGCCAGTCATGAGGCAATTACTATTAGATCTTGATGCGCAAAAACTGCCATCGCTGACCACCTTCGTGGTCGGACAAAACGCTGAACTCGCGCAATTGCTCGATTTATTTTCCCAGCGTATCGCCAGCCAGTATGGCGAGCGCTCGGTCTATTTATGGGGTCAGGCCGGGGCCGGTAAAACACATTTACTACATGCCT
The sequence above is drawn from the Undibacterium sp. CCC3.4 genome and encodes:
- the purM gene encoding phosphoribosylformylglycinamidine cyclo-ligase, giving the protein MSTSPSVSLSYADAGVDMVAGDALVDAIKPFAKRTMREGVMAGIGGFGAMFEVSKKFKEPVLVSGTDGVGTKLKLAFHLNKHDTVGIDLVAMSVNDILVQGAEPLFFLDYFACGKLDVATATAVIKGVAFGCEQAGCALIGGETAEMPSMYPNGEYDLAGFAVGAVEKSKIIDGSKIMPGDVILGLASSGIHSNGFSLVRKIIEVAQPDLQGDFHGRTLGDTLMAPTRIYVKPLLALLEAMEVKGMAHITGGGLVENVPRVLGDTLTAVLHKDSWVMPPLFTWLQQHGGVADAEMHRVFNCGIGMVVIVAADQADAAIAHLTASGETVSRIGEIRARVGAEHQTIVI
- a CDS encoding AI-2E family transporter; this encodes MPFSFSSEQKQSLLWLLLGAALLSLFALLGPVLMPFIVSAILAYVLNPWVDKLCALRLRRLRLPRAVAASLLIVFVMASGLAMLLIIVPILQQEAPQLQAQIPRFFDKFDQVIAPLLAKYGYTIRLDSTGIKALLAEQMAGSGDVIGKAILSSIRVGGTAVLGMVANLLLIPIVLFYLLLDWHPLMQRLANFIPRRFVHGATAAIIEVDDILAQYLRGQILVMLVLAAYYSIALSIARFDLALPVGLITGFLVFIPYLGYGLGLALALVGAILQFNGFEGLLAVAIIYGIGQVLESFFLTPRLVGERIGLNPLTVIFALMAFGQLFGFIGVLVALPASAIISVAVKHLRIAYLNSSFYRQS